One genomic window of Bacteroidota bacterium includes the following:
- the scpB gene encoding SMC-Scp complex subunit ScpB, producing the protein MTGEQPTTIRQIIEALLFATDEPLSVKDMLAIFGEFQSGELPQKRITEQVILDGIEQLNKEYEASGRSMHIVKVAGGYQFATLPLYAVWLGKMMKEKSKRKLSASALESLAVIAYKQPVTKPEIESIRGVNADYIIRSLLERNMITIVGRAATPGRPLLYGTTAEFLKHFGLNDLSELPKPREIDELLAEAEFEVEKQLLKEQEAKASANEEADDDDDVRIVVSEDGRLRKVDPDEDTEEPEHND; encoded by the coding sequence ATGACGGGGGAACAACCGACAACCATACGGCAGATCATCGAAGCGTTGCTGTTTGCAACGGATGAGCCTTTATCTGTCAAGGATATGCTCGCGATATTCGGCGAGTTTCAATCAGGAGAGCTTCCCCAAAAACGTATCACCGAGCAGGTTATTCTCGACGGCATTGAACAGTTGAACAAGGAATACGAGGCGTCAGGGCGCTCGATGCACATCGTGAAAGTCGCAGGCGGCTACCAGTTTGCAACCCTTCCGCTGTATGCCGTGTGGCTTGGCAAAATGATGAAGGAGAAGTCGAAACGCAAATTGTCCGCTTCCGCACTGGAGAGCCTCGCCGTGATAGCATACAAACAGCCCGTGACCAAACCGGAAATCGAATCCATACGCGGCGTGAATGCGGATTACATCATTCGCTCGCTGTTGGAGCGGAACATGATCACGATTGTGGGAAGAGCCGCAACGCCCGGTCGTCCGTTGTTGTACGGCACCACTGCGGAGTTTCTCAAACATTTCGGCCTGAATGACCTTTCGGAACTTCCCAAACCCCGCGAAATTGACGAGCTGTTGGCGGAAGCGGAGTTTGAGGTCGAGAAGCAGCTGTTGAAGGAGCAGGAAGCGAAAGCCTCGGCCAATGAAGAAGCGGACGACGATGACGACGTTCGCATTGTCGTCAGTGAGGATGGAAGATTGCGCAAGGTTGATCCTGACGAGGACACGGAAGAACCGGAACACAATGATTGA
- a CDS encoding TonB-dependent receptor, producing the protein MSRVLVFLTFLSFVSPAVAGTNGILEGVVRDKKTNEKLPGVIVLVVGTQQGTSSDVEGYFQVQNIRAGTYDIRLSHVGYQTLIVKNVVINPDLRTKLNPQLDAADVQMNEIIVIQERPPIQRDVTGTTFSFSSEDVTLLPVTKVADVVTYKAGVTAEGNIRGGKTTEVVYLVDGLPVQDALSGGLKTELPNSSISGLSLYTGGFEPEYGNALSGVVNIVTKTGTEDHRFLVKGSKDNLFGGKQSSKTNEIEIAASGPVLEEQLYYFVSGSGVLSDTRWWQDMQYFFKTPVEKSFSGFGKLDYIVSPSMRFGVQLLYADRDWRDYEFNWRYNLAGLPPQHRTSYRLAAILSQTLSDNFFYTASLSRFSLKSQIGEGSKESLPADDPYQYDFYLQYIVSGQRAWWSRTEQENYTAKFDATYKVSSAHLLKVGAEMNFYDVNSDIVKYEPRKTFFGKPLVNEPQLNFSSSYNYKPRTGAVYIQDKYDVPESGILLNFGVRYDFLDPTASRPAIEAIPSSDTAFTFAIKQDVPARLKQQFSPRIGAATQLAENGYLFLNIGWYFQYPLFDYLYSGLDRVSIARGLSAVTGNPDLEPERTKSYEISVKYSFDYNIVGSITYFKKETTNLIDTKTFVPGDSKLAGTYGFAEYVNTPFADASGFEIIISRDRGDWLTGEMSYTFMTAEGVSGSADDGFYIAQFGLPPATRVYPLSWDQRHTVKATASLALPWDFTFNLFAQYHSGRPYTNYPTATGFEPVSQKAFSQNNSRMPRYFNLDLRATQKLKFDWWPNSLISLYLDVRNVFNENNVKWIDSNGRIGGELSDPGGYYIGRRTTLGMQVEF; encoded by the coding sequence ATGAGTCGCGTTCTTGTATTCCTCACATTTCTCTCTTTTGTCTCGCCTGCAGTTGCCGGCACCAACGGTATTCTCGAAGGTGTTGTGCGCGACAAGAAGACGAACGAGAAACTTCCGGGCGTTATTGTTCTTGTTGTCGGAACACAGCAGGGTACAAGCAGCGACGTCGAGGGATATTTTCAGGTACAGAATATCCGGGCCGGCACGTATGATATCCGACTTAGCCACGTCGGCTATCAAACGCTGATCGTGAAGAATGTCGTCATCAATCCGGACTTGCGCACGAAGCTGAATCCCCAGCTTGATGCGGCCGATGTTCAAATGAACGAGATCATTGTCATTCAAGAGAGACCACCTATACAACGTGACGTTACGGGAACAACATTTTCCTTTAGCAGCGAAGATGTGACACTTCTTCCTGTAACGAAAGTCGCGGATGTAGTTACCTACAAGGCGGGCGTCACGGCTGAGGGAAATATCCGGGGGGGAAAGACCACGGAAGTTGTGTATCTCGTTGACGGGCTTCCCGTGCAGGATGCTCTTTCGGGAGGATTGAAAACCGAGTTGCCCAATAGTTCCATCTCGGGACTGAGTCTGTACACCGGCGGATTTGAACCCGAATACGGCAATGCGCTCTCCGGCGTTGTCAACATTGTCACCAAAACCGGAACGGAAGATCATCGCTTTCTGGTCAAAGGATCGAAAGATAATCTGTTCGGCGGAAAGCAATCCAGCAAGACGAATGAGATAGAGATTGCCGCGTCAGGGCCGGTTCTGGAAGAACAGCTCTACTACTTCGTATCAGGAAGCGGCGTTCTTTCCGATACGCGGTGGTGGCAGGATATGCAATATTTTTTCAAGACTCCCGTCGAAAAATCTTTCAGCGGGTTTGGAAAATTGGATTACATTGTTTCGCCGAGCATGAGGTTCGGCGTGCAACTGCTGTATGCCGATCGTGATTGGCGCGATTATGAATTCAACTGGCGCTACAATCTTGCGGGATTGCCGCCGCAACACCGGACTTCGTACAGGTTGGCTGCAATCCTTTCGCAGACTCTATCCGACAATTTCTTTTATACGGCGAGTCTCAGCCGGTTTTCTCTAAAATCACAAATCGGGGAGGGTTCAAAAGAGAGTCTGCCTGCGGATGATCCCTACCAATACGATTTCTACTTGCAGTACATCGTGAGCGGGCAGCGGGCTTGGTGGAGCAGAACCGAGCAGGAAAATTACACGGCGAAGTTCGACGCCACGTACAAGGTCAGCAGCGCGCATTTGCTGAAGGTGGGAGCCGAGATGAATTTCTACGATGTGAACTCCGACATCGTGAAGTATGAGCCGCGCAAAACCTTTTTCGGAAAGCCGCTTGTCAATGAGCCGCAGTTGAATTTCAGTTCTTCCTACAACTACAAGCCGAGAACGGGAGCGGTGTATATCCAGGACAAGTACGATGTGCCGGAAAGCGGCATACTTCTCAATTTCGGCGTGCGATATGATTTTCTCGACCCGACAGCAAGCAGGCCGGCAATCGAGGCGATTCCGTCGAGCGACACGGCATTTACGTTTGCGATCAAGCAGGATGTTCCGGCGCGGTTGAAGCAGCAGTTCAGTCCGCGCATCGGCGCCGCTACGCAACTTGCCGAGAACGGCTATCTCTTTCTCAACATCGGCTGGTATTTTCAGTATCCGTTGTTCGATTATCTTTACAGCGGATTGGATCGTGTGTCGATTGCGCGAGGGTTGAGTGCCGTGACTGGCAATCCTGATCTTGAGCCCGAACGGACAAAGTCGTACGAAATCAGCGTGAAGTACAGCTTCGATTACAATATCGTCGGTTCAATCACCTACTTTAAGAAGGAGACGACGAATCTCATCGACACGAAAACATTCGTGCCCGGCGACAGCAAGCTTGCCGGTACATACGGCTTTGCAGAGTATGTCAATACGCCGTTTGCGGATGCTTCCGGATTTGAGATCATCATCAGCCGCGACCGTGGGGATTGGCTGACGGGGGAAATGTCGTACACATTTATGACGGCAGAGGGTGTCAGTGGCAGCGCCGATGACGGATTCTACATCGCGCAATTCGGGCTTCCCCCTGCAACGCGTGTATACCCGCTCAGTTGGGATCAGCGTCATACCGTCAAGGCAACGGCCTCGCTGGCCTTGCCGTGGGATTTTACGTTCAACCTTTTTGCGCAGTATCATTCCGGCAGACCGTACACGAATTATCCCACCGCAACCGGATTCGAGCCTGTAAGTCAGAAGGCATTCTCGCAGAACAACAGCCGCATGCCTCGCTACTTCAATCTCGATCTTCGGGCAACACAGAAATTGAAATTCGATTGGTGGCCAAACTCGTTGATAAGCCTCTACTTGGATGTTCGCAACGTGTTCAATGAGAACAACGTCAAGTGGATCGACTCCAACGGACGAATAGGCGGTGAACTGAGTGATCCGGGCGGGTATTACATTGGAAGAAGAACAACACTGGGAATGCAAGTTGAATTCTAA
- a CDS encoding segregation/condensation protein A, whose translation MYRVKLTDFEGPLDLLLFFIKRDELDIYNIPISKITQEFLEYLHLMATLDLEIAGDFIVMAATLMQIKVKMLLPREIGPDGEEEDPRAELVRRLIEYKRYKEMSFELSKFEDEQRKIYYRRFFQADPVVYAEEEEKDFLKDITVFNLIAAYKKALDSMPKKVVHEVQLFNVTIEEQMSYTLDYLRVNKNVTLLKLVGHMTEKMRIIVTIIALLEMTKNKVISLLPMESEDDIIIAPVPSQSTVPENA comes from the coding sequence ATGTACCGAGTCAAGCTTACAGACTTTGAAGGCCCTCTTGACTTGCTTCTCTTTTTCATCAAGAGAGATGAGCTGGATATCTACAATATTCCCATCTCGAAAATCACGCAGGAGTTTCTCGAATATCTTCACCTGATGGCGACGCTCGACCTGGAGATTGCCGGGGACTTTATTGTTATGGCGGCAACGCTGATGCAAATCAAGGTGAAGATGTTGCTCCCCCGCGAGATCGGACCCGACGGCGAAGAAGAAGACCCGCGTGCAGAGCTTGTCCGTCGTTTGATCGAGTACAAGCGGTACAAGGAAATGTCGTTTGAACTTTCGAAGTTTGAGGATGAACAACGCAAAATCTATTATCGTAGATTCTTTCAAGCCGATCCGGTGGTGTATGCTGAAGAAGAGGAGAAGGATTTCCTCAAGGATATCACGGTGTTCAACCTGATTGCCGCCTACAAAAAAGCATTGGACAGCATGCCGAAGAAAGTTGTCCATGAGGTACAGCTCTTCAACGTCACGATCGAAGAACAAATGAGCTACACGCTGGATTACTTGCGTGTCAACAAGAATGTCACGCTGTTGAAGCTTGTCGGGCACATGACAGAGAAAATGCGGATCATTGTGACCATCATTGCGTTGCTCGAAATGACGAAGAACAAGGTCATTTCCCTGCTGCCGATGGAGTCTGAAGACGATATCATCATCGCGCCAGTCCCTTCGCAGAGTACCGTGCCGGAGAATGCATGA
- a CDS encoding PDZ domain-containing protein: MGLTVRPMTQEEKKVSETESGVMVSEVTRFSEASNQGITESDIIIEADRKAVGSTSEFLKLVDAKKPGDALLLRVKKQQGVSVYIAVQIPR, from the coding sequence TTGGGATTGACAGTCCGCCCGATGACGCAGGAAGAGAAAAAGGTAAGCGAAACAGAAAGTGGTGTCATGGTGTCGGAAGTGACCCGCTTCAGTGAGGCATCGAACCAGGGTATTACAGAAAGTGATATTATCATCGAAGCAGATCGGAAGGCTGTCGGTAGTACGTCCGAGTTTCTAAAATTAGTGGATGCAAAGAAACCCGGCGATGCATTACTGCTGCGAGTAAAGAAGCAGCAAGGCGTATCAGTGTATATTGCAGTTCAGATTCCGCGATAA
- the lysS gene encoding lysine--tRNA ligase has translation MLRRREELEELKKIGVNPYPYQFPRNAFSKEIINSFQDDAPQRTVAVAGRIMSIRKMGKASFCHIQDSQGRIQIYLKKDDLGAMYDAFKLFDIGDIVGVEGFIFRTKMGEVSVHAQTIAMLAKSLRPLPIAKETKDEQGNSVVHDPFSDKELRYRQRYIDLVVNTQVRDVFIKRSKIISTMRAFFEGKGYLEVETPILQPQYGGAFARPFITHHNTLDVPMFLRVANELYLKRLIVGGFDGVFEFAKDFRNEGMDRTHNPEFTMLEVYVAYKDYLWMMEMVEQMISRVATAINGSMKAVVGKNEIDYTPPWTRLTMFDAIEKYTGKQLRGKSEEDLRRIAKEMHLDIPPGEGSGAIIDEMFSEKVEHHLIQPTFITDYPLEMSPLAKKHRSEEGLVERFEAIVNGQEICNAFSELNDPLDQRARFEEQMKARARGQAEIQPLDEDFLRALEYGMPPTAGLGIGIDRLTMLLTGQESIRDVIFFPQMKPEKL, from the coding sequence ATGCTTCGCCGGCGCGAAGAGCTTGAAGAACTGAAGAAGATCGGCGTCAATCCTTACCCGTATCAGTTTCCGCGTAACGCATTCTCGAAGGAAATCATCAACTCATTCCAGGACGATGCGCCGCAGAGAACGGTGGCTGTTGCCGGTCGAATCATGTCTATTCGAAAGATGGGCAAGGCATCATTCTGTCACATTCAGGATTCGCAGGGGAGGATTCAGATTTATCTGAAGAAAGATGATCTTGGCGCGATGTACGACGCGTTCAAGCTCTTCGATATTGGCGACATTGTGGGAGTAGAAGGTTTCATCTTCAGAACGAAAATGGGCGAAGTGTCCGTTCATGCTCAAACAATCGCGATGCTGGCGAAATCCCTCCGCCCGTTGCCGATAGCAAAAGAAACGAAAGACGAACAAGGAAACAGTGTCGTTCACGATCCGTTCTCGGACAAGGAACTTCGCTACCGGCAACGCTACATCGATCTGGTCGTCAACACGCAGGTGAGGGATGTGTTCATCAAACGGTCGAAGATCATCTCTACGATGAGGGCGTTCTTTGAGGGGAAGGGGTATCTTGAAGTCGAGACCCCGATTCTTCAGCCGCAATACGGCGGCGCGTTCGCACGCCCGTTCATCACGCATCACAACACGCTTGATGTGCCGATGTTCCTGCGTGTTGCGAACGAATTGTATCTCAAACGACTGATCGTCGGCGGCTTCGACGGCGTGTTTGAGTTTGCAAAGGACTTTCGCAATGAAGGAATGGACCGCACGCACAATCCTGAATTCACGATGCTTGAGGTGTACGTTGCCTACAAGGATTATTTGTGGATGATGGAGATGGTTGAACAGATGATCAGCCGCGTAGCGACGGCAATCAACGGCTCGATGAAAGCCGTTGTGGGAAAGAACGAGATTGACTACACGCCACCCTGGACGCGGCTGACGATGTTTGATGCAATCGAAAAGTACACCGGAAAGCAGCTCAGGGGAAAAAGCGAAGAAGATCTCCGGCGGATTGCGAAAGAGATGCATCTTGACATTCCGCCGGGCGAGGGTTCGGGCGCAATTATCGATGAGATGTTCAGCGAGAAGGTTGAGCATCATCTCATCCAACCGACATTCATTACCGACTATCCTCTCGAAATGTCGCCGTTAGCAAAGAAACACCGTTCGGAAGAGGGACTCGTCGAGCGATTTGAGGCAATCGTCAACGGGCAGGAAATCTGCAATGCATTCAGTGAGCTGAACGATCCCCTCGATCAACGGGCCCGCTTTGAGGAACAGATGAAGGCTCGTGCCCGCGGACAGGCAGAAATTCAGCCGCTCGACGAGGATTTCCTGCGGGCGCTCGAGTACGGCATGCCGCCGACAGCAGGCCTCGGCATCGGGATCGATCGCCTGACGATGCTGCTCACCGGACAGGAATCGATTCGCGACGTGATCTTCTTCCCGCAGATGAAGCCGGAGAAATTATGA
- a CDS encoding rRNA pseudouridine synthase: MKRNPKESPKELIRINRYISMCGVASRRKADDLVLEGKVEVNGNVLQDLGAKIDPRKDKVFVDGKQVAHVHDYLYLVMNKPKDAITTLSDEKGRTTVMSLVKTKQRVYPVGRLDRNTTGVLLLTNDGEFAHHLMHPKFGIPKSYQVALETPLTHEHAAQLRKGVKLQDGKTAPAEIYVIPHGKGKDIGITIHEGRNRQVRRMFESLGYEVKKLDRVAYGPVTKEGLSRGETRSLTRPEIRKLKQMAGMPEEF; encoded by the coding sequence ATGAAACGTAATCCGAAAGAGAGCCCGAAAGAACTCATCCGCATCAATCGGTACATCAGTATGTGCGGGGTCGCCTCACGGCGCAAGGCCGATGACCTTGTGCTGGAGGGGAAAGTCGAAGTCAATGGCAACGTGCTGCAGGATCTTGGTGCCAAGATCGACCCGCGCAAGGACAAAGTCTTCGTCGATGGCAAACAGGTTGCTCACGTCCACGACTATCTCTATCTGGTCATGAACAAACCGAAGGATGCCATTACCACACTCAGCGACGAAAAGGGGAGAACAACGGTGATGAGCCTCGTCAAAACGAAACAACGCGTCTATCCCGTGGGCCGCCTTGACCGGAACACGACGGGGGTATTGCTGCTGACCAATGACGGCGAGTTTGCACATCACTTGATGCATCCGAAGTTCGGGATTCCGAAGTCGTATCAAGTCGCCCTGGAAACGCCATTGACACACGAGCATGCAGCTCAACTCAGAAAAGGAGTGAAACTTCAGGACGGCAAGACTGCACCCGCGGAAATCTACGTCATCCCTCATGGCAAGGGGAAGGACATTGGCATCACTATTCATGAGGGACGCAACCGGCAGGTTCGTCGCATGTTCGAATCACTCGGGTACGAAGTGAAGAAACTCGACCGGGTTGCGTACGGGCCCGTGACGAAAGAAGGACTGAGCAGAGGAGAAACACGCAGCCTGACTCGTCCCGAAATCCGAAAGCTGAAACAAATGGCAGGAATGCCTGAAGAATTCTGA
- a CDS encoding HNH endonuclease codes for MNAKVLILNQNYEPMSVINVKKAIILLYLGKAELIEAYDGRAVHSVSATMPFPSIVKLSFYVKVPFKRIILSRKNILRRDGHRCQYCGRGDLTLTLDHVWPVSRGGEEAWENLVCACVKCNNKKGDRTPDEAGMPLLRKPMRPNHVSFISHFVGRMDERWKPYLFLQ; via the coding sequence ATGAACGCAAAAGTTCTGATTCTGAATCAGAACTACGAGCCAATGAGTGTGATTAACGTGAAGAAGGCAATCATTCTGTTGTATCTCGGTAAAGCGGAATTGATTGAAGCGTACGACGGACGGGCTGTACATTCCGTGTCGGCCACGATGCCGTTTCCAAGCATCGTGAAGTTGTCGTTCTACGTCAAAGTTCCGTTCAAGCGGATTATTCTCTCACGAAAGAATATCCTCCGTCGCGACGGACACAGATGTCAGTATTGCGGCCGGGGTGACTTGACGCTCACGCTCGATCATGTGTGGCCGGTTTCCCGCGGCGGCGAGGAGGCGTGGGAGAACCTTGTGTGCGCGTGCGTCAAATGCAACAACAAGAAAGGTGACCGGACTCCGGACGAAGCCGGCATGCCTTTGTTGCGCAAACCCATGAGGCCGAATCATGTCTCGTTCATCAGCCACTTTGTGGGAAGGATGGATGAGCGGTGGAAGCCGTACCTCTTTCTCCAGTAA
- a CDS encoding DUF1926 domain-containing protein — translation MKVINTVFAVHNHQPIGNFEKVFEEAYRHSYKPFLDVIAQHPDIKITQHWTGTLLEWLVAKHPEVIEIMREMVKRGQLELLTGSYYEAILAIIPESDRIGQIKRLSDYIHKIFDYEPRGMWLAERVWEQPLVASLAKAGVEFVTVDDTHFRHVGLHDEELLGYYVTEEQGHTLRVLPIDKMLRYTVPFRPLEETLHYLQNVSSENGARIVINADDGEKFGVWPKTYNTVYTNGWLESFCKMVEDNAWINMLHLVDVVDTFAPQGRIYLPTASYSEMLKWALNPTAFLQLENFERELKEHHHDEEHLMFVRGGYWRNFLAKYPESNHMHKKMLRIAKRAERLSGQQRMPQDVFDNIWAGQCNDPYWHGVFGGLYLPNLRFPVYRNLLQAEAKLDAIEKLPPIRVEESDFDCDGMNESLLESDIINLYFKPDVGGSLVELDYKPAGFNLLDILSRREEGYHRRLMAQGGKLEDPANVHDSVLVKELGLENHLHFDWYRHASLVDHFFGPNTTLEHYAQCKYLELGDFVNQPYTHKVSVGKEGVKITMRRDGALWFGEKPHRITVQKVVTVKKGDAAFTVDYTITNREQNAVDIWFGAEFCVGMMAGDAHDRYYEIEKRPLEDKRLRSTGAEENVKRFGLVDEWLGIETAFAVKQPATLWRYPIETVSLSEAGFERIYQCSVVTPTWKTTLLKEVKYQIVQKVRTLSPA, via the coding sequence ATGAAAGTCATCAACACAGTCTTTGCAGTTCACAATCATCAGCCCATCGGTAATTTCGAGAAGGTATTTGAAGAGGCGTACCGGCATTCCTACAAACCGTTTCTGGATGTCATTGCGCAGCATCCTGACATCAAGATCACCCAGCATTGGACAGGAACATTGCTCGAATGGCTTGTTGCGAAGCATCCCGAGGTGATTGAAATAATGAGAGAGATGGTGAAGCGGGGACAGTTGGAACTGCTGACCGGCTCATACTATGAGGCTATTCTTGCCATCATTCCCGAATCCGACCGGATCGGGCAGATCAAGAGACTCTCCGACTACATCCACAAAATCTTTGATTACGAACCGCGGGGAATGTGGCTCGCCGAAAGGGTCTGGGAACAGCCCCTGGTTGCTTCATTGGCGAAGGCCGGCGTCGAGTTTGTGACTGTCGACGACACGCATTTCCGTCACGTCGGGTTGCATGATGAGGAATTGCTCGGCTACTACGTTACCGAAGAGCAAGGGCACACACTCCGTGTTTTACCTATCGACAAAATGCTGCGTTACACTGTGCCATTTCGTCCGCTCGAAGAAACCTTGCATTATCTCCAAAATGTCTCATCCGAAAACGGCGCACGAATCGTTATCAATGCCGACGACGGGGAGAAGTTCGGCGTGTGGCCCAAAACGTACAACACTGTTTACACAAACGGGTGGCTTGAATCTTTCTGCAAGATGGTCGAAGACAATGCGTGGATCAATATGCTGCATCTTGTCGACGTTGTTGACACATTCGCGCCGCAAGGAAGAATCTATCTTCCAACGGCTTCATACTCCGAGATGTTGAAATGGGCGTTGAATCCGACGGCATTTCTACAGCTTGAGAATTTTGAACGAGAGTTGAAGGAACATCATCACGACGAAGAACATTTGATGTTCGTTCGGGGAGGATATTGGAGGAATTTTCTGGCAAAATACCCCGAATCGAATCACATGCACAAGAAGATGCTGCGTATTGCTAAACGGGCTGAGAGACTATCGGGACAACAGAGAATGCCGCAGGATGTTTTCGACAACATCTGGGCGGGGCAATGCAACGATCCATACTGGCACGGTGTTTTTGGAGGATTGTATCTGCCGAACCTGCGTTTTCCCGTGTACCGGAATCTGCTTCAGGCCGAAGCCAAACTTGATGCAATCGAAAAGCTTCCTCCGATCAGGGTGGAAGAATCGGATTTTGATTGCGATGGCATGAATGAAAGCCTGCTCGAATCAGATATTATCAACTTGTACTTCAAGCCTGATGTCGGAGGTAGTCTCGTGGAATTGGATTACAAACCCGCCGGGTTCAATCTGCTTGATATTCTCAGCAGAAGGGAAGAGGGCTATCACCGCCGCCTGATGGCGCAGGGGGGAAAGTTGGAGGATCCGGCGAATGTTCACGACAGCGTGCTGGTGAAGGAGTTGGGACTTGAGAATCACCTGCACTTCGATTGGTACCGTCATGCTTCGTTGGTTGATCATTTCTTCGGACCGAATACAACGCTCGAACACTATGCCCAATGCAAGTATCTTGAGTTGGGCGATTTCGTGAACCAGCCGTATACGCACAAAGTTTCTGTTGGAAAAGAGGGAGTCAAGATAACCATGAGACGGGACGGGGCCTTGTGGTTTGGTGAGAAGCCCCACCGCATTACTGTGCAAAAAGTCGTGACGGTGAAGAAAGGCGACGCCGCATTCACCGTTGACTATACGATTACGAACCGCGAGCAGAATGCAGTTGATATCTGGTTCGGTGCAGAATTTTGCGTCGGCATGATGGCGGGCGATGCACATGATCGGTACTATGAGATTGAGAAGCGGCCGCTTGAGGATAAGCGGCTTCGGAGTACCGGTGCGGAAGAGAATGTAAAGCGCTTCGGGCTGGTTGATGAATGGCTGGGTATCGAAACCGCATTTGCCGTGAAACAGCCTGCCACATTGTGGCGTTACCCCATCGAAACAGTTTCGCTCTCCGAAGCGGGATTCGAGCGAATATACCAATGCTCGGTTGTCACGCCGACGTGGAAGACGACGTTGTTGAAGGAGGTGAAATATCAGATTGTCCAGAAAGTGAGGACGTTGAGTCCGGCATGA
- the trpS gene encoding tryptophan--tRNA ligase, giving the protein MSGGSRTSFSSNPSARDGFFVLLPNGIFREDLLTTKKTILSGMRPTGKLHLGHLVGALENWVSLQHEFNNYHLIADYHALTTKLDSSDIYRNSIDMLIDWLAAGIDPAKSPVFRQSQIKEHTELHLIFSMLITQARLERNPAVKDQVRDLNIENVSYGHLGYPVLQAADILLYKGEYVPVGEDQVPHVEITREIARKFNSEYGRVFPEPEAKLTKFARLTGLDGRRMSKSVGNTILLSDSPDEIQKKMRTAVTDPQKVRKNDPGRPEICLVFTYHQKFNPTEVPQIEADCRSGALGCVDCKKRAATRIADELAPNREKRSYFETHMNEVQAILADGETKARTRAQETMHEVRTAMNLG; this is encoded by the coding sequence ATGAGCGGTGGAAGCCGTACCTCTTTCTCCAGTAACCCGTCTGCACGCGACGGGTTCTTTGTTCTTTTGCCAAACGGGATTTTCAGGGAAGATTTATTGACGACAAAAAAAACCATTCTGAGCGGTATGCGGCCGACAGGAAAGTTGCATTTGGGCCATCTTGTCGGAGCGCTGGAAAATTGGGTCTCTCTCCAACACGAATTCAACAACTACCACCTTATCGCTGATTATCATGCTCTGACGACAAAGTTGGATTCGTCGGACATTTACCGGAATTCAATCGATATGTTGATCGACTGGCTTGCAGCCGGTATTGATCCTGCAAAAAGCCCTGTGTTTCGCCAATCGCAAATCAAAGAACATACGGAGTTGCATCTCATCTTCTCGATGCTGATTACGCAGGCGCGCCTTGAGCGAAACCCTGCCGTGAAGGATCAGGTGAGAGATTTGAATATCGAAAACGTGAGCTACGGCCACCTCGGTTATCCCGTCTTGCAGGCGGCGGATATTCTCTTGTACAAAGGCGAGTATGTTCCTGTTGGCGAAGATCAGGTTCCGCACGTTGAAATCACACGGGAGATTGCCCGCAAGTTCAATAGCGAGTACGGGCGGGTGTTCCCCGAACCCGAAGCGAAGTTGACGAAGTTTGCACGCTTGACCGGATTGGACGGCAGGCGCATGAGCAAATCCGTCGGCAACACGATTCTTCTTTCAGATTCTCCCGACGAGATACAAAAGAAGATGCGAACAGCGGTAACAGATCCGCAGAAAGTACGGAAGAATGACCCCGGGCGGCCGGAAATCTGTCTGGTGTTTACATACCATCAGAAATTCAATCCGACTGAAGTCCCTCAGATCGAGGCAGATTGCCGGAGTGGAGCGTTGGGATGTGTTGATTGCAAAAAGCGGGCGGCAACAAGGATTGCAGACGAGTTGGCTCCAAACCGCGAGAAACGCTCCTACTTCGAAACACATATGAATGAAGTTCAAGCCATCCTTGCCGACGGCGAAACAAAAGCCCGCACGCGGGCACAAGAAACAATGCACGAAGTCCGTACAGCAATGAACCTGGGATGA